Proteins encoded together in one Rhizobium bangladeshense window:
- a CDS encoding M10 family metallopeptidase C-terminal domain-containing protein gives MADLTNWPTYVSSTGDQKIDGLLGDFAWGGTITYAFPTTSSAYDYNGEKNYSFSPISSQQQSLALYFMEQSYGSAANDGFSVEGFTNANFEAGSANTAAVRFAQSSHPDLETAWAYLPASGGPGGDVWFGTGYAGTEDDLRFPRFGNYAGHALAHELGHALGLKHAHEYGIVVPSAYDSLEYTIMTYRSYIGDNGSGYTYEHDGAPQTFMMLDIAALQEMYGADYTTNSGDTVYKWNPNQGITYVNGVAAITPAANRIFATIWDGGGIDTYDLSAYTTALKIDLQAGGYSVFSQGQLSYLGGGPNNGYARGNIFNALLHEGNTASLIENVKAGSGNDTITGNEADNTLWGNAGNDTLNGLSGNDTLIGGTGNDTYIFNDLADVVTEGLNEGSDLIRTTLSSFALTNIANVENLTFIGTGAFTGTGSGLANTIAGGSGNDTLDGGAGNDTLIGGAGNDLYVIDSSFDLVIESANKGTDTVQTAISSYTLSDNVENLTYTGSASFTGTGNALANTIISGAGNDTLNGGAGADSLIGGAGDDTYSVDNVGDSVTEAANEGIDTVRATSASYTLAANLENLTYIGTAAFAGTGNDLANTIRGGAGADTLDGKGGADSLIGGAGNDTYIVDTLADVITEGLNEGADLIKTTLSSYALTINANVENLAFIGTGDFTGTGTSIANTITGGAGNDLLDGGAGNDTLNGGAGNDIYMVDSAGDVINEAVSAGTDEIRTALAAYSIAALVNVENLTYTGSASFTGTGNALANTITGDAGNDTLNGGAGADSLIGGEGDDTYSVDNTGDIVTEAADEGTDTVRATSASYTLAANLENLSYIGTAAFTGTGNELANTIRGGAGADTLDGKAGADSLIGGAGNDIYIVDNVGDVVTEVLNEGTDLIKTALSSYTLGNNVENLLFTGSGSFSGTGNALVNTITGGAGNDTLDGGIGNDTLAGGAGNDTLIGGVGSDTMSGGIGDDIYVVDIATDLVIENANEGTDTVQTALVSYTLGNNVENLTYTGSASFTGTGNALANTIIGGAFNDTLNGGAGADSLIGGEGNDTYIVDNAGDIVTEAADEGTDTVRTTLASYTLAANLENLSYIGTVAFAGTGNDLDNTITGGVANDTLSGGVGHDTLNGGGGADHLIGGVGDDTYIVDNAGDIVTENANEGIDTVRTNLSAHTLAANVENLTYIGTAAFTGAGNLLDNIITGGVAADKLIGAAGNDTLNGGAGSDTMLGGIGDDIYVVDIATDIVIENANEGTDTVRTALVGYTLGNNVENLTYTGSASFSGAGNALANTITGGAGNDTLNGGAGADSLIGGAGNDTYILDDAGDIVTEAADAGTDTVRTNLAIYTLAANVENLSFAGTGAFAGTGNNLDNTITGGAAADTLSGGAGNDTLNGGAGADSLIGGEGDDTYSVDNAGDSVTEAADEGTDIVRTTLASYTLTANVENLSFVGTVAFAGTGNELANTIRGGAGADTLDGKAGADSLIGGAGNDIYIVDNVGDVVTEVLNEGTDLIKTALSSYTLGNNVENLLFTGSGSFSGTGNALVNTITGGAGNDTLDGGIGNDTLAGGAGNDTLIGWVGSDTMSGGIGDDIYVVDIATDLVIENANEGTDTVQTALVSYTLGNNVENLTYTGSASFTGTGNALANTIIGGAFNDTLNGGAGADSLIGGDGNDTYIVDNAGDIVTEAADEGTDTVRTTLASYTLAANLENLSYIGTVAFAGTGNDLDNTITGGVANDTLSGGVGHDTLNGGGGADHLIGGVGDDTYIVDNAGDIVTENANEGIDTVRTNLSAHTLAANVENLTYIGTAAFTGAGNLLDNIITGGVAADKLIGAAGNDTLNGGAGSDTMLGGIGDDIYVVDIATDVVIENANEGTDTVRTALASYMLGNNIENLLFTGSASFTGTGNALANMITGGAGNDTLNGGAGADTLIGGSGNDTYILDDAGDIVTEAADAGTDTVRTNLAIYTLAANVENLSFAGTGAFAGTGNNLDNTITGGAAADTLSGGAGNDTLNGGAGADSLIGGAGDDTYSVDNAGDIVTEAADEGTDIVRTTLASYTLTANVENLSFVGTVAFAGTGNELANTIRGGAGADTLDGKAGADSLIGGAGNDIYIVDNVGDVVTEVLNEGTDLIKTALSSYTLGNNVENLLFTGSGSFSGTGNALVNTITGGAGNDTLDGGIGNDTLAGGAGNDTLIGWVGSDTMSGGIGDDIYVVDIATDLVIENANEGTDTVQTALVSYTLGNNVENLTYTGSASFTGTGNALANTIIGGAFNDTLNGGAGADSLIGGDGNDTYIVDNAGDIVTEAADEGTDTVRTTLASYTLAANLENLSYIGTVAFAGTGNDLDNTITGGVANDTLSGGVGHDTLNGGGGADHLIGGVGDDTYIVDNAGDIVTENANEGIDTVRTNLSAHTLAANVENLTYIGTAAFTGAGNLLDNIITGGVAADKLIGAAGNDTLNGGAGSDTMLGGIGDDIYVVDIATDVVIENANEGTDTVRTALASYMLGNNVENLLFTGSASFTGTGNALANMITGGAFNDTLNGGAGADTLIGGSGNDTYILDDAGDIVTEAADAGTDTVRTTLAAYTLGTNVENLTFIGTGPFAGTGNALNNVIIGGSGSNTLTGGAGNDILTGGAAADVFIYSANWGHDTITNFVATGSAHDAIWIDHNIFADWDALFAATEQSGNDTIITADSDNTITLRNVALSSLQSWDFLFA, from the coding sequence ATGGCGGACCTTACGAATTGGCCGACGTACGTCAGCTCAACTGGGGATCAGAAGATAGACGGGCTCTTGGGTGACTTTGCCTGGGGAGGAACGATCACCTATGCGTTTCCCACGACTTCGTCAGCGTATGATTACAACGGCGAGAAAAACTATTCTTTCTCTCCAATTTCGTCGCAGCAGCAGTCTCTTGCCTTGTACTTTATGGAGCAGTCCTATGGGAGTGCGGCGAACGACGGCTTTTCCGTCGAGGGATTCACGAACGCCAACTTCGAGGCCGGAAGCGCCAACACCGCAGCGGTGCGGTTCGCTCAATCCTCGCATCCCGATCTCGAGACAGCGTGGGCCTATTTACCAGCCAGCGGCGGGCCGGGTGGTGATGTCTGGTTCGGGACTGGGTATGCTGGCACCGAAGATGATCTTCGCTTCCCGAGGTTCGGCAACTATGCAGGTCATGCCCTGGCGCACGAGCTGGGTCACGCTCTCGGACTGAAGCATGCTCACGAATACGGAATAGTCGTTCCGAGCGCGTACGATTCGCTCGAATACACGATCATGACCTACCGCTCATATATCGGCGACAATGGGAGTGGGTACACGTATGAGCACGATGGCGCGCCACAAACCTTCATGATGCTTGACATCGCCGCCCTGCAGGAAATGTATGGCGCGGACTACACTACAAACAGTGGCGATACTGTCTACAAGTGGAATCCGAACCAAGGCATCACCTATGTCAACGGGGTCGCGGCCATCACGCCAGCTGCCAACAGGATCTTCGCAACAATCTGGGACGGCGGCGGTATCGATACCTATGATTTGAGCGCTTATACAACCGCCCTCAAGATCGACTTGCAAGCAGGCGGGTACTCGGTTTTTTCTCAGGGCCAGTTGTCCTACCTGGGAGGAGGTCCGAATAATGGCTATGCCCGCGGCAACATTTTCAACGCCCTTCTTCATGAAGGCAATACCGCGTCGTTGATTGAGAACGTTAAGGCCGGCTCCGGCAATGATACGATCACAGGCAACGAGGCGGACAATACTCTCTGGGGCAACGCCGGCAATGACACCCTTAACGGCCTTTCCGGCAACGACACATTGATCGGCGGAACGGGCAACGATACTTATATCTTCAATGATCTGGCTGACGTGGTCACCGAAGGGCTAAACGAAGGGTCCGATCTGATCAGGACGACGCTTTCTTCCTTTGCCTTGACCAATATTGCCAATGTCGAAAACCTGACCTTCATCGGCACCGGCGCTTTTACCGGCACTGGAAGCGGCCTCGCCAACACCATCGCCGGCGGCTCCGGCAACGACACGCTGGATGGCGGCGCCGGCAACGACACGCTGATCGGCGGTGCCGGCAACGACCTCTATGTGATTGACTCTAGCTTCGATTTGGTGATTGAGAGTGCGAACAAGGGGACGGACACAGTCCAGACGGCGATTTCAAGCTATACGCTCAGCGACAATGTCGAGAATCTGACTTACACGGGATCCGCCAGCTTCACCGGCACCGGCAACGCGCTCGCCAACACGATCATCAGCGGCGCCGGCAATGACACGCTGAATGGCGGGGCCGGTGCGGATAGCCTGATCGGCGGCGCGGGGGACGACACCTATAGCGTCGACAATGTTGGCGACAGCGTCACCGAAGCCGCCAACGAGGGGATCGACACTGTTCGCGCGACATCGGCAAGCTATACGCTTGCCGCCAATCTCGAGAACCTCACCTATATCGGCACGGCAGCCTTTGCCGGGACGGGCAATGACCTTGCCAATACGATCAGGGGCGGGGCAGGTGCCGACACCTTGGACGGGAAGGGCGGTGCGGACAGCTTGATCGGCGGTGCGGGCAACGACACCTATATTGTCGATACCCTTGCCGACGTGATCACCGAAGGGCTGAATGAAGGAGCAGATCTGATCAAGACGACGCTTTCTTCCTATGCTTTGACCATCAATGCCAATGTCGAAAACCTGGCCTTCATCGGCACCGGCGATTTTACCGGGACTGGAACCAGCATCGCCAATACGATCACCGGCGGCGCTGGCAACGATCTTCTGGACGGCGGCGCCGGCAATGACACGCTGAATGGCGGCGCCGGCAACGACATCTATATGGTCGACAGTGCGGGCGACGTGATCAACGAGGCGGTCAGTGCCGGCACCGACGAAATCCGCACGGCGCTTGCAGCCTACTCGATCGCCGCCTTGGTCAATGTCGAGAACCTCACCTACACCGGATCCGCCAGCTTCACCGGCACCGGCAATGCGCTCGCCAACACGATCACCGGCGATGCCGGCAATGACACCCTGAATGGCGGGGCCGGTGCGGATAGCCTGATCGGCGGTGAGGGCGACGACACCTATAGCGTCGACAATACCGGTGACATCGTCACCGAAGCTGCCGACGAGGGAACTGACACGGTTCGCGCGACATCAGCGAGCTACACGCTTGCCGCCAATCTCGAGAACCTCAGCTATATCGGCACGGCGGCCTTTACCGGGACGGGCAATGAGCTTGCCAACACCATAAGGGGTGGGGCAGGTGCCGATACCCTGGACGGGAAGGCCGGTGCTGACAGCTTGATCGGTGGTGCGGGCAACGACATCTACATTGTCGATAACGTAGGCGACGTGGTCACCGAAGTTCTGAATGAAGGAACCGATCTGATCAAGACGGCGCTTTCAAGCTATACGCTCGGCAACAATGTCGAGAACCTGCTCTTTACGGGATCCGGCAGCTTCAGCGGCACGGGCAATGCGCTCGTCAACACGATCACCGGCGGCGCCGGCAACGACACGCTTGACGGTGGCATCGGCAATGACACGCTGGCAGGCGGCGCCGGCAACGACACATTGATCGGCGGGGTCGGCTCCGACACGATGTCGGGTGGGATTGGCGACGACATCTATGTGGTCGATATCGCGACCGACCTGGTGATCGAGAATGCCAACGAGGGGACGGACACGGTCCAGACGGCGCTTGTCAGCTATACGCTCGGCAACAATGTCGAGAACCTGACCTACACCGGCTCCGCAAGCTTCACCGGCACCGGCAATGCGCTCGCCAACACGATCATCGGCGGCGCCTTCAATGACACGCTGAATGGCGGGGCCGGTGCGGATAGCCTGATCGGCGGTGAGGGCAATGACACCTACATCGTCGACAATGCCGGTGACATCGTCACCGAAGCCGCCGACGAGGGAACCGACACGGTTCGCACGACATTGGCGAGCTACACGCTTGCCGCCAATCTCGAGAACCTCAGCTATATCGGAACGGTAGCCTTTGCTGGAACAGGCAATGATCTCGACAACACGATCACCGGTGGCGTTGCCAACGATACGCTTTCCGGCGGCGTCGGCCACGATACGCTGAATGGCGGGGGCGGGGCCGATCATTTGATCGGTGGTGTTGGCGACGACACCTATATCGTCGACAATGCCGGCGACATCGTCACCGAGAACGCCAATGAGGGGATCGACACGGTTCGCACGAACCTGAGTGCCCACACATTGGCTGCCAATGTCGAGAACCTCACCTACATCGGAACGGCAGCCTTTACCGGGGCAGGGAATCTGCTCGACAACATCATCACAGGTGGTGTCGCCGCCGACAAGCTTATAGGCGCTGCGGGCAACGATACGCTGAATGGCGGGGCTGGTTCCGACACGATGTTGGGTGGGATTGGCGACGACATCTATGTGGTCGATATCGCGACTGATATCGTGATCGAGAATGCCAACGAGGGGACGGACACGGTCCGGACGGCGCTTGTCGGCTATACGCTTGGCAACAATGTCGAGAACCTGACCTATACCGGGTCCGCCAGCTTCAGCGGCGCCGGCAATGCGCTGGCCAATACGATCACCGGCGGCGCCGGCAATGACACGCTGAATGGCGGAGCAGGTGCGGACAGCTTGATCGGTGGTGCGGGTAACGACACTTATATCCTCGACGATGCCGGCGACATCGTCACCGAAGCCGCCGACGCAGGGACCGATACGGTTCGAACCAACCTGGCGATCTATACGCTTGCCGCCAATGTCGAGAACCTGAGCTTTGCCGGCACGGGCGCATTTGCCGGCACGGGCAACAATCTCGACAATACGATCACGGGTGGCGCTGCCGCCGATACGCTTTCCGGCGGCGCCGGCAACGACACGCTGAATGGCGGGGCCGGTGCGGATAGCCTGATCGGCGGTGAGGGCGACGACACCTATAGCGTCGACAATGCCGGCGACAGCGTCACCGAAGCTGCCGACGAGGGAACCGACATCGTTCGCACGACGCTGGCAAGCTATACGCTTACCGCCAATGTCGAAAACCTGAGCTTTGTCGGCACGGTAGCCTTTGCCGGAACGGGCAATGAGCTTGCCAACACCATAAGGGGCGGGGCAGGTGCCGATACCCTGGACGGGAAGGCCGGTGCGGACAGCTTGATCGGTGGTGCGGGCAACGACATCTACATTGTCGATAACGTAGGCGACGTGGTCACCGAAGTTCTGAATGAAGGAACCGATCTGATCAAGACGGCGCTTTCAAGCTATACGCTCGGCAACAATGTCGAGAACCTGCTCTTTACGGGATCCGGCAGCTTCAGCGGCACGGGCAATGCGCTCGTCAACACGATCACCGGCGGCGCCGGCAACGACACGCTTGACGGTGGCATCGGCAATGACACGCTGGCAGGCGGCGCCGGCAACGACACATTGATCGGCTGGGTCGGCTCCGACACGATGTCGGGTGGGATTGGCGACGACATCTATGTGGTCGATATCGCGACCGACCTGGTGATCGAGAATGCCAACGAGGGGACGGACACGGTCCAGACGGCGCTTGTCAGCTATACGCTCGGCAACAATGTCGAGAACCTGACCTACACCGGCTCCGCAAGCTTCACCGGCACCGGCAATGCGCTCGCCAACACGATCATCGGCGGCGCCTTCAATGACACGCTGAATGGCGGGGCCGGTGCGGATAGCTTGATCGGCGGTGATGGCAACGACACCTACATCGTCGACAATGCCGGTGACATCGTCACCGAAGCCGCCGACGAGGGAACCGACACGGTTCGCACGACATTGGCGAGCTACACGCTTGCCGCCAATCTCGAGAACCTCAGCTATATCGGAACGGTAGCCTTTGCTGGAACAGGCAATGATCTCGACAACACGATCACCGGTGGCGTTGCCAACGATACGCTTTCCGGCGGCGTCGGCCACGATACGCTGAATGGCGGGGGCGGGGCCGATCATTTGATCGGTGGTGTTGGCGACGACACCTATATCGTCGACAATGCCGGCGACATCGTCACCGAGAACGCCAATGAGGGGATCGACACGGTTCGCACGAACCTGAGTGCCCACACATTGGCTGCCAATGTCGAGAACCTCACCTACATCGGAACGGCAGCCTTTACCGGGGCAGGGAATCTGCTCGACAACATCATCACAGGTGGTGTCGCCGCCGACAAGCTTATAGGCGCTGCGGGCAACGATACGCTGAATGGCGGGGCTGGTTCCGACACGATGTTGGGTGGGATTGGCGACGACATCTATGTGGTCGATATCGCGACCGACGTGGTGATCGAGAATGCCAACGAGGGGACGGACACGGTCCGGACGGCGCTTGCCAGCTATATGCTCGGCAACAATATCGAGAACCTGCTCTTTACGGGCTCCGCCAGCTTCACCGGCACCGGCAACGCGCTCGCCAACATGATCACCGGCGGCGCCGGCAATGACACGCTGAATGGCGGAGCAGGTGCGGACACCTTGATCGGCGGGAGTGGCAACGACACCTATATCCTCGACGATGCCGGCGACATCGTCACCGAAGCCGCCGACGCAGGGACCGATACGGTTCGCACCAACCTGGCAATCTATACGCTTGCCGCCAATGTCGAGAACCTGAGCTTTGCCGGCACGGGCGCGTTTGCCGGCACGGGTAACAATCTCGACAACACGATCACGGGTGGCGCTGCCGCCGATACGCTTTCCGGCGGCGCCGGCAATGACACGCTGAATGGCGGGGCCGGTGCGGATAGCCTGATCGGCGGCGCGGGGGACGACACCTATAGCGTCGACAATGCCGGCGACATCGTCACCGAAGCTGCCGACGAGGGAACCGACATCGTTCGCACGACGCTGGCAAGCTATACGCTTACCGCCAATGTCGAAAACCTGAGCTTTGTCGGCACGGTAGCCTTTGCCGGAACGGGCAATGAGCTTGCCAACACCATAAGGGGCGGGGCAGGTGCCGATACCCTGGACGGGAAGGCCGGTGCGGACAGCTTGATCGGTGGTGCGGGCAACGACATCTACATTGTCGATAACGTAGGCGACGTGGTCACCGAAGTTCTGAATGAAGGAACCGATCTGATCAAGACGGCGCTTTCAAGCTATACGCTCGGCAACAATGTCGAGAACCTGCTCTTTACGGGATCCGGCAGCTTCAGCGGCACGGGCAATGCGCTCGTCAACACGATCACCGGCGGCGCCGGCAACGACACGCTTGACGGTGGCATCGGCAATGACACGCTGGCAGGCGGCGCCGGCAACGACACATTGATCGGCTGGGTCGGCTCCGACACGATGTCGGGTGGGATTGGCGACGACATCTATGTGGTCGATATCGCGACCGACCTGGTGATCGAGAATGCCAACGAGGGGACGGACACGGTCCAGACGGCGCTTGTCAGCTATACGCTCGGCAACAATGTCGAGAACCTGACCTACACCGGCTCCGCAAGCTTCACCGGCACCGGCAATGCGCTCGCCAACACGATCATCGGCGGCGCCTTCAATGACACGCTGAATGGCGGGGCCGGTGCGGATAGCTTGATCGGCGGTGATGGCAACGACACCTACATCGTCGACAATGCCGGTGACATCGTCACCGAAGCCGCCGACGAGGGAACCGACACGGTTCGCACGACATTGGCGAGCTACACGCTTGCCGCCAATCTCGAGAACCTCAGCTATATCGGAACGGTAGCCTTTGCTGGAACAGGCAATGATCTCGACAACACGATCACCGGTGGCGTTGCCAACGATACGCTTTCCGGCGGCGTCGGCCACGATACGCTGAATGGCGGGGGCGGGGCCGATCATTTGATCGGTGGTGTTGGCGACGACACCTATATCGTCGACAATGCCGGCGACATCGTCACCGAGAACGCCAATGAGGGGATCGACACGGTTCGCACGAACCTGAGTGCCCACACATTGGCTGCCAATGTCGAGAACCTCACCTACATCGGAACGGCAGCCTTTACCGGGGCAGGGAATCTGCTCGACAACATCATCACAGGTGGTGTCGCCGCCGACAAGCTTATAGGCGCTGCGGGCAACGATACGCTGAATGGCGGGGCTGGTTCCGACACGATGTTGGGCGGGATTGGCGACGACATCTATGTGGTCGATATCGCGACCGACGTGGTGATCGAGAATGCCAACGAGGGGACGGACACGGTCCGGACGGCGCTTGCCAGCTATATGCTCGGCAACAATGTCGAGAACCTGCTCTTTACGGGCTCCGCCAGCTTCACCGGCACCGGCAATGCGCTCGCCAACATGATCACCGGCGGCGCCTTCAATGACACGCTGAATGGCGGGGCTGGTGCGGACACTTTGATCGGCGGGAGTGGCAACGACACCTATATCCTCGACGATGCCGGCGACATCGTCACCGAAGCCGCCGACGCAGGGACCGATACGGTTCGCACGACACTGGCCGCCTACACACTGGGGACCAATGTCGAGAACCTCACATTTATCGGAACGGGGCCGTTTGCCGGAACAGGGAATGCGCTGAACAACGTTATCATCGGCGGCAGTGGTTCTAACACGCTCACGGGCGGCGCCGGCAACGATATCCTCACTGGTGGAGCGGCGGCCGACGTCTTCATTTATTCGGCCAACTGGGGCCATGACACGATCACAAATTTCGTGGCAACCGGCTCCGCACATGACGCAATCTGGATCGATCACAACATTTTCGCCGACTGGGATGCACTTTTTGCGGCAACTGAGCAATCCGGGAATGACACGATTATCACTGCCGATTCCGACAACACCATAACGTTAAGGAATGTTGCTCTTTCAAGCCTGCAGTCGTGGGACTTCTTGTTTGCATGA
- a CDS encoding DUF4174 domain-containing protein: MSKTLLYGATKIDGSNSAYAPIESLAAFQWKNRVFILFADKDNARAARQENQLLSERSALDERDMVVLKVSAGAVRALFGAADDLDGEAIRRDLEAPEAGEFAAFLLGKDGTVKLKVSEPITSGELFAIIDSMPMRAAETLRPDR, encoded by the coding sequence ATGTCGAAAACCCTTCTCTACGGCGCGACCAAGATCGATGGATCCAACAGTGCCTATGCGCCGATCGAAAGCCTTGCCGCTTTCCAGTGGAAGAACCGCGTCTTCATTCTCTTCGCCGACAAGGATAATGCCCGCGCGGCGCGCCAGGAAAACCAGCTGCTGTCCGAACGCAGCGCGCTCGATGAGCGCGACATGGTGGTGCTGAAGGTCTCGGCCGGCGCGGTGCGGGCGCTTTTCGGCGCTGCCGATGACCTCGACGGCGAAGCGATCCGCCGTGATCTCGAGGCGCCGGAGGCGGGCGAGTTTGCCGCCTTCCTGCTCGGCAAGGACGGAACTGTCAAGCTGAAGGTCAGCGAGCCGATCACCAGTGGCGAACTCTTCGCCATCATCGACAGCATGCCGATGCGTGCTGCCGAAACGCTGAGGCCTGACAGGTAG
- a CDS encoding LysR family transcriptional regulator, whose protein sequence is MNWDDVRIFLAVARTGQILAASKRLGLNHATLSRRLTSLEEALKTRLFVRRTNGCELTAEGGIFLHAAERMETEMLAAQANLGHTDTAIAGTVRVGAPDGFGVSFLAPRMGRLIERHPELKIQLVPVPRSFSLSQREADIAITLERPEQGRLVSSKLTDYTLGLYASRDYLASNGRPGHVEALKAHPRIGYVEDLIFTASLNFSGVVMRSWDASFEISTAIGQTEAVRSGAGIGILHDYIARQYPELERILPEVSIRRGYWTTYHETARDLVRVRSVVDFLQELVSAERQIFL, encoded by the coding sequence ATGAACTGGGACGACGTTCGCATCTTCCTCGCCGTCGCCCGAACCGGGCAGATCCTCGCCGCTTCGAAGCGATTGGGGCTTAACCACGCCACCCTTTCGCGCCGGCTGACCTCACTCGAAGAGGCGCTGAAGACGCGGCTGTTCGTGCGCCGGACGAATGGCTGCGAGCTGACGGCCGAAGGCGGCATCTTCCTGCACGCCGCCGAACGGATGGAAACCGAAATGCTCGCGGCGCAGGCCAATCTCGGCCATACCGATACGGCGATCGCCGGGACGGTGCGCGTCGGCGCGCCCGACGGTTTCGGCGTCTCCTTTCTTGCGCCGCGCATGGGCAGGCTGATCGAGCGCCACCCGGAGCTGAAGATCCAGCTGGTGCCCGTGCCGCGCTCCTTCTCGCTGTCGCAGCGCGAGGCCGATATCGCGATCACGCTGGAACGTCCCGAGCAGGGCCGGCTCGTCTCCTCCAAGCTTACGGACTACACGCTCGGCCTCTATGCCTCGCGCGACTACCTCGCGTCAAACGGCAGACCCGGCCATGTCGAGGCGCTTAAGGCGCATCCGCGCATCGGCTATGTCGAGGACCTGATCTTCACCGCCTCGCTGAATTTCTCCGGCGTGGTGATGCGAAGCTGGGATGCAAGCTTCGAGATTTCGACGGCGATCGGCCAGACCGAGGCGGTGCGGTCAGGCGCCGGCATCGGCATCCTGCATGACTATATCGCCCGGCAATATCCGGAGCTCGAGCGTATCCTGCCAGAGGTTTCAATCCGGCGCGGCTATTGGACGACCTATCACGAAACGGCGCGGGACCTCGTTCGCGTCCGCAGCGTCGTCGACTTCCTGCAGGAACTCGTCAGCGCCGAGCGGCAGATATTCCTTTAA
- a CDS encoding putative quinol monooxygenase, whose translation MKQNPVVRMAELEIAAERLEAYCALLKEEIEASVALEDGVLSLSAVAIREAPHRVRILEVYADQEAYEAHLLTPHFLKYKSETAGMVTSLMLIDVDPIAMRAK comes from the coding sequence ATGAAGCAAAATCCAGTCGTGCGAATGGCGGAGTTGGAGATCGCCGCGGAGAGGCTCGAAGCCTATTGCGCATTGCTCAAGGAGGAAATAGAGGCTTCGGTCGCGCTGGAAGACGGGGTTCTCTCGCTCAGCGCTGTTGCCATCCGCGAGGCTCCGCACCGCGTTCGCATTCTCGAAGTCTACGCCGACCAGGAAGCCTACGAGGCGCATCTGCTGACCCCGCATTTCCTCAAATATAAGAGCGAGACGGCCGGCATGGTGACGTCGCTGATGCTTATCGATGTCGATCCGATTGCAATGCGGGCCAAATGA